A window of the Streptomyces griseochromogenes genome harbors these coding sequences:
- a CDS encoding MFS transporter, with amino-acid sequence MDQPGPIPQPPVTGTPRLRDRLTIPVLASGGILMAVMQTVVVPLLPDLPRLTGASASLVSWTVTATLLSGAVLTPVLGRAGDMYGKRRVLIAALALMTAGSVMCALSSDIGVLITARALQGAAAAVVPLSISILRDELPPERRGAAVAMMSSTVGIGAALGLPLAAVVVQYADWHTMFWLTSALGALGVAATWWAVKESPVREPGRFDVLGALGLAAGLVCLLLGVSQGGQWGWGSPRILGLFLAAAVVLALWWWQQLRAERPLVDLRLVARPRAGLSHVAALLTGFAFYANSLVTAQLVQAPKATGYGLGLSIVATGLCLLPGGVTMLLFSPLSARISAARGPRVTLALGAAVIACGYAVRIADSRDLWMIILGATVVATGTTLAYSALPTLILHAVPAGQTASANGVNVLMRTIGQATSSAAVAAVLVHHSNPLGGVPVPTLHGYLLAFAMAGAIALAACAAALSIPGDGPRGDTRRARGTTRGARDEAMEGA; translated from the coding sequence ATGGACCAGCCCGGCCCCATACCCCAGCCGCCCGTCACCGGCACGCCCCGGCTGCGGGACCGCCTCACCATCCCCGTGCTCGCGTCGGGCGGCATCCTCATGGCGGTCATGCAGACCGTGGTCGTCCCGCTCCTGCCGGACCTGCCCAGGCTGACCGGTGCGTCGGCGTCCCTGGTCTCCTGGACGGTCACCGCGACCCTGCTCTCCGGAGCCGTGCTCACCCCCGTGCTCGGCCGGGCCGGTGACATGTACGGCAAGCGCCGGGTGCTCATCGCCGCCCTCGCCCTCATGACCGCGGGCTCGGTGATGTGCGCCCTGTCCTCGGACATCGGCGTGCTCATCACCGCCCGCGCGCTCCAGGGTGCCGCAGCCGCCGTCGTCCCGCTGTCGATCAGCATCCTGCGCGACGAACTCCCGCCCGAGCGCCGGGGCGCGGCGGTGGCCATGATGAGTTCCACGGTCGGCATCGGCGCCGCCCTCGGCCTGCCGCTCGCCGCCGTCGTCGTCCAGTACGCCGACTGGCACACCATGTTCTGGCTGACCAGTGCCCTGGGTGCGCTGGGCGTCGCGGCCACCTGGTGGGCCGTCAAGGAGTCGCCCGTGCGCGAGCCGGGCCGCTTCGACGTCCTCGGCGCGCTCGGTCTGGCCGCCGGACTGGTGTGCCTGCTGCTCGGCGTCTCCCAGGGCGGCCAGTGGGGCTGGGGCAGCCCCCGGATCCTCGGGCTGTTCCTCGCGGCCGCCGTCGTCCTCGCCCTGTGGTGGTGGCAGCAACTGCGCGCCGAGCGGCCGCTGGTCGACCTGCGCCTGGTCGCCCGGCCGAGGGCCGGCCTGTCCCATGTGGCCGCCCTGCTCACCGGGTTCGCCTTCTACGCCAACTCGCTCGTGACCGCCCAGCTGGTGCAGGCACCGAAGGCCACCGGGTACGGCCTCGGACTTTCGATCGTCGCCACCGGTCTGTGTCTGCTGCCCGGCGGCGTCACCATGCTGCTCTTCTCCCCCCTGTCCGCCCGAATCTCGGCCGCGCGCGGCCCGCGCGTCACCCTCGCCCTCGGCGCCGCCGTCATCGCCTGCGGGTACGCGGTCCGCATCGCCGACAGCCGCGACCTGTGGATGATCATCCTGGGTGCCACGGTGGTGGCGACCGGCACCACCCTCGCCTACTCCGCGCTGCCGACCCTGATCCTGCACGCCGTGCCGGCCGGCCAGACGGCCTCCGCCAACGGTGTCAACGTCCTGATGCGCACCATCGGCCAGGCCACCTCCAGCGCCGCCGTCGCCGCCGTCCTCGTGCACCACAGCAACCCCCTCGGCGGCGTCCCGGTGCCCACGCTGCACGGCTATCTGCTGGCGTTCGCGATGGCGGGCGCCATCGCCCTGGCCGCCTGCGCCGCGGCCCTGTCCATCCCGGGCGACGGGCCCCGCGGCGACACCCGCCGGGCCCGGGGGACCACCCGGGGCGCCCGCGACGAGGCGATGGAGGGAGCATGA
- the melC1 gene encoding apotyrosinase chaperone MelC1, whose amino-acid sequence MPELTRRRALTAAAALAATASAATLVSPGASAAEHRHGSPESFDEVYKGRRIQGRPSGMGGHHHEHGGGYAVFVDGVELHVMQNADGSWISVVSHYDPVPTPRAAARAAVDELQGAPLLPFPAN is encoded by the coding sequence ATGCCCGAACTCACCCGGCGCCGCGCACTGACCGCGGCGGCCGCCCTCGCCGCCACGGCATCGGCCGCCACGCTCGTCTCGCCCGGCGCTTCGGCGGCCGAGCACCGACACGGCTCGCCGGAGTCCTTCGACGAGGTCTACAAGGGCCGCCGGATACAGGGCCGTCCGTCGGGCATGGGTGGTCACCACCACGAACACGGCGGCGGATACGCCGTGTTCGTCGACGGGGTGGAGCTGCACGTCATGCAGAACGCCGACGGCAGCTGGATCAGCGTCGTCAGCCACTACGACCCGGTGCCCACACCGCGCGCCGCCGCCCGTGCCGCGGTGGACGAGCTGCAGGGTGCGCCGCTTCTGCCGTTCCCCGCCAACTGA
- the melC2 gene encoding tyrosinase MelC2 produces the protein MTVRKNQATLTADEKRRFTGAVLELKRNGRYDEFVRTHNAFIMSDTDSGERTGHRSPSFLPWHRRFLLDFEQALQSVDSTVALPYWDWSTDRTVRASLWAPDFLGGTGRSSDGRVMDGPFAAAAGNWPMNIRVDGRSFLRRSLGAGVRELPTAAEVESVLSMSTYDMAPYNSASDGFRNHLEGWRGVNLHNRVHVWVGGQMATGVSPNDPVFWLHHAYIDKLWAEWQRRHPGAGYVPTGGTPDVVDLDETMKPWNDVRPADLLDHTKFYTFDV, from the coding sequence ATGACCGTACGCAAGAACCAGGCCACCCTGACCGCCGACGAGAAGCGGCGGTTCACCGGCGCCGTCCTCGAACTCAAGCGCAACGGACGCTACGACGAGTTCGTCCGCACGCACAACGCCTTCATCATGTCCGACACCGACAGCGGGGAACGCACCGGCCACCGCTCACCGTCCTTCCTGCCCTGGCACCGCAGATTCCTGCTCGACTTCGAGCAGGCGCTGCAATCGGTCGACTCCACCGTCGCCCTGCCCTACTGGGACTGGAGCACCGACCGCACGGTGCGCGCCTCGCTGTGGGCTCCGGACTTCCTCGGCGGTACCGGGCGCAGCTCCGACGGCCGGGTGATGGACGGCCCGTTCGCCGCGGCCGCCGGCAACTGGCCGATGAACATACGGGTGGACGGCCGTTCGTTCCTGCGCCGCTCCCTCGGCGCGGGCGTGCGCGAGCTGCCGACGGCCGCGGAGGTGGAGTCGGTGCTCTCGATGTCCACGTACGACATGGCGCCGTACAACAGCGCGTCCGACGGTTTCCGCAACCACCTGGAGGGGTGGCGCGGGGTCAATCTGCACAACCGGGTCCATGTGTGGGTCGGCGGGCAGATGGCCACCGGGGTCTCCCCCAACGACCCGGTCTTCTGGCTGCACCACGCCTACATCGACAAGCTGTGGGCCGAGTGGCAGCGCCGCCACCCGGGCGCCGGCTATGTGCCGACCGGCGGGACGCCGGACGTGGTGGACCTGGACGAGACGATGAAGCCCTGGAACGACGTGCGCCCGGCGGACCTGCTGGACCACACGAAGTTCTACACGTTCGACGTCTGA
- a CDS encoding ribonuclease H family protein: MIDRMRERVVAACDGASKGNPGPAGWAWVVSDDERTPARWESGPLGRATNNVAELTALERLLAAVDPNVPLEIRMDSQYAMKAVTTWLPGWKRNGWKTAAGKPVANQDLVVRIDELLDGRSVDFRYVPAHQVDGDPLNDFADRAASQAASVQEAAGSAQGSPEPPPSPDTPKAAAPRRKAPRRTGGGASSRTVKAKFPGRCPCGRSYAAGEPIAKNAQGWGHPECRTAEA, from the coding sequence ATGATCGACCGCATGCGTGAACGAGTGGTGGCCGCGTGCGACGGGGCTTCGAAGGGAAACCCCGGACCGGCCGGATGGGCATGGGTGGTCTCGGACGACGAGCGGACCCCGGCCCGCTGGGAGTCGGGCCCGCTCGGCCGGGCCACCAACAACGTCGCCGAACTGACGGCGCTGGAACGGCTGCTCGCGGCCGTCGACCCGAACGTGCCGCTGGAGATCCGGATGGACTCCCAGTACGCGATGAAGGCCGTCACCACCTGGCTGCCCGGCTGGAAGCGCAACGGCTGGAAGACGGCCGCCGGCAAGCCGGTCGCCAACCAGGACCTGGTGGTGCGCATCGACGAGCTGCTCGACGGCCGGTCCGTCGACTTCCGCTACGTCCCCGCCCACCAGGTCGACGGCGACCCGCTGAACGACTTCGCCGACCGCGCCGCCAGCCAGGCGGCCTCGGTGCAGGAGGCGGCCGGCAGCGCCCAGGGCTCCCCGGAGCCGCCCCCGTCGCCCGACACGCCCAAGGCGGCCGCCCCGCGCCGCAAGGCGCCCCGCCGGACCGGCGGCGGAGCGTCCTCGCGCACCGTCAAGGCGAAGTTCCCCGGCCGCTGTCCGTGCGGCCGCTCCTACGCCGCCGGCGAGCCCATCGCCAAGAACGCCCAGGGGTGGGGCCACCCGGAGTGCCGTACCGCCGAGGCCTGA
- a CDS encoding VOC family protein, producing MAVQPEGTPCWADAMFSDLEGAKSFYGDVLGWTFGESSSEYGNYTQAYANGKAVAAVVPPMPGQEGQSQWCLYFASPDAAATVAKIRDNGGEVLMEPMQVGEFGTMCLAREPSGAVFGVWQAGTHEGFEATATPGAYCWAEVFTREPERADPFLTAVFGYRAKQIEDDAVDFRLFDIGEDTVLGRMRMTDDFPPEVPSYVNVYFTVDDCDEAVARATKHGAVLRFGPMSSPFGRFAALTDPQGANFSVIDITTTEGEMPTIKDV from the coding sequence ATGGCCGTGCAACCTGAGGGAACGCCCTGCTGGGCCGATGCGATGTTCAGCGACCTGGAGGGCGCCAAGAGCTTCTACGGCGATGTCCTCGGCTGGACGTTCGGCGAGTCGTCGTCGGAGTACGGCAATTACACGCAGGCCTATGCGAACGGCAAGGCGGTGGCAGCCGTCGTCCCGCCCATGCCGGGCCAGGAGGGACAGTCGCAGTGGTGCCTGTACTTCGCCTCGCCGGACGCGGCCGCCACCGTGGCGAAGATCCGGGACAACGGCGGTGAGGTGCTCATGGAGCCGATGCAGGTCGGCGAGTTCGGCACCATGTGCCTGGCCAGGGAGCCCAGCGGGGCCGTGTTCGGGGTGTGGCAGGCGGGCACCCACGAGGGCTTCGAGGCAACGGCGACGCCGGGCGCCTACTGCTGGGCCGAGGTCTTCACCCGCGAGCCCGAGCGGGCGGACCCCTTCCTGACCGCCGTCTTCGGGTACCGGGCGAAGCAGATCGAGGACGACGCGGTCGACTTCCGGCTGTTCGACATCGGTGAGGACACCGTCCTGGGCCGGATGAGGATGACCGACGACTTCCCGCCGGAGGTGCCGTCGTACGTCAACGTCTACTTCACCGTCGACGACTGCGACGAGGCCGTGGCCCGGGCCACCAAGCACGGCGCCGTCCTCCGCTTCGGCCCGATGAGCAGTCCCTTCGGCCGGTTCGCGGCGCTCACCGACCCGCAGGGCGCGAACTTCTCGGTGATCGACATCACGACCACCGAGGGAGAGATGCCGACGATCAAGGACGTCTGA
- a CDS encoding family 2B encapsulin nanocompartment shell protein, with product MSTPDIATGSAVDEPDPMTPADGQLTSLSTRAARQLATTTKSEPQMQAITSRWLLKSLPWVDVKGGAYRVNRRLQLRTGRGRVHFEQNGADDIRVIPETLTELPILRGYPDTDVLREIATRFQSREVRAGQVLFEAGQPVTEAYLVVHGRFTRYAVGKYGEEEVIGVVTDGDQMGDEAVGQSDPLWLTSVRAETAGVVLALPWAVVEDFTERAPSLAAHLQAYVERQRKPMNRKGEAEVPVQAGHVGEPTLQGGFVDYELAPREYELSLTQTVLRVHTRVADLYNHPMDQTAQQLRLTVEEIRERQEWELVNNREFGLLHNVDYGQRISTYTGPPTPDDMDELLSMRRKTKVFLAHPKAIAAFFRQCNKRGLVPGTVSVDGHEVPAWRGVPIFPCGKIPISGDHTSSIIALRTGEADQGVVGLYQTGIPEEYQPGLNVRFMGIDSAAIINYLVTAYYSLAILVPDAAGILENVQIGRTAE from the coding sequence GTGTCCACACCGGACATCGCCACCGGTTCCGCAGTCGACGAGCCCGACCCCATGACCCCGGCCGACGGGCAGCTCACCAGTCTGAGCACCCGGGCGGCCCGCCAGCTCGCCACCACCACCAAGTCCGAACCGCAGATGCAGGCCATCACCTCGCGATGGCTGCTCAAGTCCCTGCCATGGGTGGACGTGAAGGGCGGCGCGTACCGGGTCAACCGGCGCCTGCAGCTGCGCACCGGTCGCGGCCGTGTGCACTTCGAGCAGAACGGCGCCGACGACATCCGGGTCATCCCCGAGACGCTGACCGAGCTGCCGATCCTGCGCGGCTACCCCGACACGGACGTACTGCGCGAGATCGCCACCCGCTTCCAGTCCCGGGAAGTACGCGCGGGCCAGGTGCTGTTCGAGGCCGGGCAGCCGGTCACCGAGGCCTACCTCGTGGTGCACGGACGCTTCACCCGCTACGCGGTCGGAAAGTACGGCGAGGAGGAGGTCATCGGGGTCGTCACCGACGGCGACCAGATGGGCGACGAGGCGGTCGGCCAGTCCGATCCGCTGTGGCTGACCTCGGTCCGGGCGGAGACCGCCGGCGTGGTGCTGGCGCTGCCCTGGGCCGTCGTGGAGGATTTCACCGAGCGGGCGCCGTCCCTCGCGGCTCACCTCCAGGCGTACGTGGAGCGGCAGCGCAAGCCGATGAACCGCAAGGGCGAGGCGGAGGTCCCCGTCCAGGCCGGCCACGTCGGCGAGCCGACGCTGCAGGGGGGCTTCGTCGACTACGAACTCGCCCCGCGCGAATACGAGTTGTCCCTCACCCAGACCGTGCTGCGGGTGCACACCCGGGTCGCCGATCTCTACAACCACCCCATGGACCAGACCGCGCAGCAGTTGCGGCTGACCGTGGAGGAGATCCGCGAGCGGCAGGAATGGGAGCTGGTCAACAACCGGGAGTTCGGGCTGCTGCACAACGTCGACTACGGCCAGCGCATCAGCACCTACACCGGGCCACCGACGCCGGACGACATGGACGAGCTGTTGTCGATGCGGCGCAAGACGAAGGTGTTCCTCGCCCATCCGAAAGCGATCGCGGCCTTCTTCAGGCAGTGCAACAAACGGGGCCTGGTGCCCGGCACCGTGAGCGTCGACGGTCATGAGGTGCCCGCATGGCGCGGGGTGCCGATCTTCCCGTGCGGCAAGATCCCGATCAGCGGGGACCACACCAGCAGCATCATCGCGCTGCGCACCGGCGAGGCCGACCAGGGCGTCGTCGGCCTCTACCAGACCGGCATCCCGGAGGAGTACCAGCCGGGTCTGAACGTCCGTTTCATGGGCATCGACAGTGCCGCGATCATCAACTACCTCGTCACGGCCTACTACTCACTCGCCATCCTGGTTCCCGACGCGGCGGGAATCCTGGAGAACGTCCAGATCGGCCGGACGGCCGAGTGA
- a CDS encoding family 2 encapsulin nanocompartment cargo protein terpene cyclase: MSTSTPSYQLPGPPNIARSMRKDRRTGAIPGLHYRPAVPADPEKAAEIDCRLESWARELDLFPRAWHGDFSGFQFGRAVVLQHPGGLDLERLTAAGKLLLAENVVDSCYCEEDEGRGGERRGLGGRLIMGQSALDPYHGIPELEEEWREGMRADGPLRSYHFALTDYAAFATPSQTDRFVHDMARLHMGYLAEAAWMETRYVPRVWEYLVMRQFNNFRPCLSLVDAVDGYELPEQVYARPEIQRITALACNATTIVNDLYSFTKELASDPTHLNLPQVVAANDRRGLKTAYLKSVEIHNRIMEAFEEESAVLSATSPLVERYALGLAAWVSGNHEWHATNTHRYHLPDYW, encoded by the coding sequence ATGAGCACATCCACCCCTTCCTACCAACTGCCCGGCCCTCCGAACATCGCCCGGAGCATGCGCAAGGACCGGCGCACCGGGGCGATCCCCGGGCTGCACTACCGGCCGGCCGTTCCCGCGGACCCGGAGAAGGCGGCGGAGATCGACTGCCGCCTCGAGTCCTGGGCCCGTGAGCTGGACCTGTTTCCCCGGGCCTGGCACGGGGACTTCTCCGGCTTCCAGTTCGGCCGTGCCGTCGTACTGCAGCATCCGGGCGGCCTCGACCTGGAGCGCCTCACCGCCGCCGGCAAGCTGCTGCTCGCCGAGAACGTCGTCGACTCCTGCTACTGCGAGGAGGACGAGGGCCGGGGCGGAGAGCGGCGCGGCCTCGGCGGCCGGCTCATCATGGGCCAGTCGGCGCTCGACCCCTACCACGGCATCCCCGAGCTGGAGGAGGAGTGGCGCGAAGGCATGCGGGCCGACGGTCCCCTGCGCTCGTACCACTTCGCCCTCACCGACTACGCCGCCTTCGCCACACCCAGCCAGACCGACCGCTTCGTGCACGACATGGCCCGGCTGCACATGGGCTATCTGGCCGAGGCCGCCTGGATGGAGACCCGCTACGTGCCACGGGTCTGGGAGTACCTGGTGATGCGGCAGTTCAACAACTTCCGGCCGTGTCTGTCGCTCGTCGACGCGGTGGACGGCTACGAACTGCCCGAGCAGGTATACGCCCGCCCCGAGATCCAGCGGATCACCGCCCTGGCGTGCAACGCCACCACGATCGTCAACGACCTGTACTCCTTCACCAAGGAGCTGGCGAGCGATCCGACCCACCTCAATCTGCCGCAGGTCGTCGCCGCCAACGACCGCCGCGGGCTGAAGACCGCCTATCTGAAGTCCGTCGAGATCCACAACCGGATCATGGAGGCCTTCGAGGAGGAGTCGGCCGTGCTGTCCGCCACCTCGCCGCTCGTGGAGCGCTACGCCCTGGGGCTCGCCGCCTGGGTGTCCGGCAACCACGAGTGGCACGCCACCAACACCCACCGATACCACCTGCCCGACTACTGGTGA
- a CDS encoding geranyl diphosphate 2-C-methyltransferase — protein MTTVPVDRTAPAPVPAQSIYQSRVADYWNAEENPVNLELGKIDNLYHHHYGIGAADLSVLEEPDPDLRREAITTELHRLEHAQAELLSAHLGPLSPADRVFDAGCGRGGGSVVAHLRYGCHADGVTISAKQADFANEQARGRGIDGKVRYHHRNMLDTGFTSGAYAASWNNESTMYVELDLLFAEHARLLRRGGRYVVITGCYNDTYGQASREVSLINAHYICDIHPRSAYFAAMARNRLVPVHVQDLTEATVPYWELRREADHLVTGIEDTFLSAYRNGSFQYLLIVADRV, from the coding sequence TTGACGACCGTCCCCGTCGACCGGACCGCACCCGCTCCGGTACCGGCTCAGTCCATCTACCAGAGCCGCGTCGCGGACTACTGGAACGCCGAGGAGAACCCGGTCAACCTGGAACTCGGGAAGATCGACAATCTGTACCACCACCACTACGGCATCGGCGCCGCCGATCTGTCGGTGCTCGAGGAGCCCGACCCGGACCTGCGCCGGGAAGCCATCACCACCGAACTGCACCGGCTGGAGCACGCCCAGGCGGAGCTGCTCTCCGCCCACCTCGGGCCGCTCTCCCCCGCCGACCGGGTCTTCGACGCAGGCTGCGGGCGCGGCGGAGGCAGTGTCGTGGCGCATCTGCGCTACGGCTGCCACGCCGACGGCGTCACGATCTCCGCGAAGCAGGCCGACTTCGCCAACGAGCAGGCCCGCGGGCGCGGCATCGACGGCAAGGTGCGCTACCACCACCGCAACATGCTCGACACCGGCTTCACGTCGGGCGCGTACGCGGCGTCGTGGAACAACGAGTCCACCATGTACGTCGAACTGGACCTGCTGTTCGCGGAGCACGCCCGGCTGCTGCGGCGCGGGGGCCGGTACGTGGTGATCACCGGCTGCTACAACGACACCTACGGGCAGGCGTCCCGTGAGGTCTCGCTGATCAACGCGCACTACATCTGCGACATCCATCCGCGGTCGGCGTACTTCGCCGCGATGGCCCGCAACCGGCTGGTGCCGGTGCACGTCCAGGACCTCACGGAGGCGACCGTCCCGTACTGGGAACTGCGCCGGGAGGCGGACCACCTGGTCACGGGCATCGAGGACACCTTCCTGTCCGCCTACCGCAACGGCAGCTTCCAGTACCTGCTCATCGTGGCCGACCGGGTCTGA
- a CDS encoding VOC family protein has translation MTTDGFTTCLWFDSQAEEAADYYVSIFKNSSIGHVARYPEGAPRPAGTVLTVEFTANGHKFVALNGGPEFTFNEAISFQIFCADQEEIDYYWTRLTENGGEPGPCGWLKDKYGVSWQVVPDRLPDLIGDPDPERASRATRSMLSMGKLDIAELEKAHAGE, from the coding sequence ATGACCACGGACGGTTTCACCACGTGTCTCTGGTTCGACAGCCAGGCCGAAGAGGCCGCCGACTACTACGTGTCGATCTTCAAGAACTCCAGCATCGGCCACGTCGCCCGCTATCCGGAGGGCGCCCCCCGCCCCGCCGGCACCGTGCTGACCGTCGAGTTCACGGCCAACGGCCACAAGTTCGTCGCACTCAACGGCGGCCCCGAGTTCACGTTCAACGAGGCGATCTCCTTCCAGATCTTCTGCGCAGACCAGGAGGAGATCGACTACTACTGGACGAGGCTCACCGAGAACGGCGGCGAGCCCGGCCCCTGCGGCTGGCTCAAGGACAAGTACGGCGTCTCCTGGCAGGTCGTACCCGACCGCCTGCCTGACCTGATCGGCGACCCGGACCCGGAGAGGGCCTCTCGCGCCACCCGGTCCATGCTGAGCATGGGCAAGCTCGACATCGCCGAACTGGAGAAGGCGCACGCGGGCGAGTAG
- a CDS encoding epoxide hydrolase family protein, protein MTSSPDESIRPFRLAVPQSDLDDLYDRLDRTRWPAGLPGVGWAYGVAPGYLRELVRYWRHEFDWRAAEARLNEWPQFTTTVDGANVHFAHVRSPEPDATPLIVTHGWPGSIVEFLDAVGPLTDPAAHGGDPSDAFHVVVPSIPGFGLSGPTTDTGWEAGRVADAWAELMGRLGYERFGAQGGDWGAAISRELGRARPDRVIGVHLNLLPGAQATSEPTEEELAALGPEERERTLTSWRRWSAWTGDASAYALLHSTRPQTLAYALTDSPVGQLAWIVEKFREWTDSEDLPEEAVDRDLLLTNVMLYWLTGTAGSSARIYYERAHATGRAAAPAEPSTAPTALALFPAELQIPLRHKADRTENIVRWTEFDRGGHFAAMEEPDLLVSDVRAFFRQLREKGVG, encoded by the coding sequence ATGACCTCTTCTCCCGACGAGAGCATCCGGCCCTTCCGGCTGGCGGTCCCCCAGAGCGACCTGGACGACCTGTACGACCGCCTCGACCGCACCCGCTGGCCGGCGGGACTGCCCGGGGTGGGCTGGGCGTACGGGGTGGCGCCGGGGTACCTGCGGGAGCTCGTGCGGTACTGGCGGCACGAGTTCGACTGGCGTGCGGCCGAGGCACGGCTGAACGAGTGGCCGCAGTTCACGACCACCGTCGACGGTGCGAACGTGCACTTCGCGCACGTCCGCTCGCCGGAGCCGGACGCCACCCCGCTGATCGTCACGCACGGCTGGCCCGGCTCGATCGTGGAGTTCCTGGACGCCGTCGGGCCGCTCACCGACCCGGCGGCCCATGGCGGGGATCCGTCCGACGCGTTCCACGTCGTGGTGCCGAGCATCCCCGGGTTCGGGCTGTCCGGGCCCACCACCGACACCGGCTGGGAGGCGGGCCGGGTCGCCGACGCGTGGGCCGAGCTGATGGGACGCCTCGGCTACGAGCGCTTCGGCGCGCAGGGCGGCGACTGGGGCGCGGCGATCTCCCGTGAGCTGGGCCGCGCCCGTCCCGACCGGGTGATCGGCGTCCATCTCAACCTGCTGCCCGGTGCCCAGGCGACCAGTGAGCCCACCGAGGAGGAGCTGGCCGCGCTCGGCCCCGAGGAGCGGGAGCGCACGCTCACCTCGTGGCGCCGCTGGTCAGCCTGGACGGGCGACGCTTCGGCGTACGCCTTGCTGCACTCCACCCGGCCGCAGACCCTGGCGTACGCGCTCACGGACTCCCCCGTCGGCCAGCTCGCCTGGATCGTCGAGAAGTTCCGGGAGTGGACGGACTCAGAGGACCTGCCGGAGGAGGCGGTCGACCGGGACCTGCTGCTCACCAATGTGATGCTGTACTGGCTGACCGGGACGGCCGGTTCGTCCGCCCGGATCTACTACGAGCGCGCGCACGCCACGGGCCGCGCGGCCGCTCCCGCCGAGCCGTCCACGGCACCGACCGCGCTGGCGCTGTTCCCCGCCGAACTGCAGATCCCGCTGCGGCACAAGGCGGACCGCACCGAGAACATCGTCCGCTGGACGGAGTTCGACCGGGGCGGGCACTTCGCGGCCATGGAGGAGCCGGACCTGCTGGTGAGCGACGTCCGGGCCTTCTTCCGGCAGTTGCGCGAGAAGGGCGTCGGCTGA
- a CDS encoding helix-turn-helix domain-containing protein has protein sequence MSDQVSDEARVIPLRPGPARPDAAEPAPREPLWRDLVGQVLRGERLAQERTLRDVADAARISLPYLSEIERGRKEASSEVLAAAARALGLGLGDLLSLTQGELTRRTGAQARRAAAAPRPHESYQGLCLAA, from the coding sequence GTGAGCGACCAGGTGAGCGACGAAGCCCGTGTGATCCCGCTGCGCCCCGGGCCGGCCCGTCCGGACGCCGCCGAGCCCGCGCCGAGGGAGCCTCTGTGGCGGGATCTCGTCGGTCAGGTGCTGCGCGGGGAGAGGCTGGCGCAGGAGCGTACGCTCAGGGACGTGGCCGACGCGGCGCGGATCTCGCTGCCGTACCTGTCCGAGATCGAGCGCGGCCGCAAGGAGGCCTCCTCGGAGGTCCTCGCGGCCGCCGCCCGCGCCCTGGGCCTCGGCCTCGGCGACCTGCTGTCGCTCACGCAGGGCGAGTTGACCCGGCGGACCGGTGCGCAGGCCCGCCGTGCGGCCGCGGCTCCGCGGCCGCACGAGTCGTACCAGGGGCTGTGCCTGGCAGCCTGA
- a CDS encoding RNA polymerase sigma factor SigF, whose protein sequence is MSTAGIRSQADVVDGTEQSRTGGGALPGIVEPASVAPRDARELSRQFFRRLSELEEGTHAYQYTRNTLIEMNMSLVRFAAGRYRGRGDDMEDIVQTGMIGLIKAIDRFELSREVEFTSFALPYIVGEIKRFFRDTTWAVHVPRRLQELRVELAKARDELASRLDRDPTVAELATLMDLSADEVVEAQLASNGYNSASLDAALSGDGPEDGEAVLADFIGVQEQGLQLVEDFQALAPLMAQLSDRDRQIIHLRFVEEATQAEIGERLGCSQMHVSRLIKRIIARLRRGMLGELGCA, encoded by the coding sequence ATGAGCACCGCCGGGATCCGGTCGCAAGCAGACGTCGTCGACGGAACCGAGCAGAGCAGGACGGGCGGGGGTGCGCTGCCCGGCATCGTGGAGCCGGCGTCCGTCGCGCCGCGGGACGCGCGGGAGTTGTCCCGCCAGTTCTTCCGGCGGCTCTCCGAGCTGGAGGAGGGCACGCACGCGTACCAGTACACGCGCAACACCCTCATCGAGATGAACATGTCGCTGGTGCGGTTCGCGGCCGGAAGGTACCGGGGCCGCGGCGACGACATGGAGGACATCGTCCAGACCGGCATGATCGGTCTGATCAAGGCGATCGACCGGTTCGAGCTGTCGCGCGAGGTGGAGTTCACGTCCTTCGCGCTGCCGTACATCGTGGGCGAGATCAAGCGGTTCTTCCGGGACACCACCTGGGCGGTGCACGTGCCGCGGCGGTTGCAGGAGCTGCGCGTGGAGCTGGCCAAGGCGCGCGACGAGCTGGCCAGCCGGCTGGACCGGGACCCGACGGTCGCCGAGCTGGCCACGCTCATGGACCTTTCCGCGGACGAGGTGGTCGAGGCCCAGCTCGCCTCCAACGGGTACAACTCCGCCTCCCTGGACGCCGCGCTCAGCGGGGACGGCCCCGAGGACGGCGAGGCGGTGCTCGCCGATTTCATCGGCGTGCAGGAGCAGGGTCTGCAGCTCGTCGAGGACTTCCAGGCACTCGCTCCGCTCATGGCCCAGCTCAGTGACCGCGACCGGCAGATCATCCACCTCAGGTTCGTCGAGGAGGCCACCCAGGCGGAGATCGGGGAACGGCTCGGCTGCTCCCAGATGCACGTCTCCCGGCTGATCAAGCGGATCATCGCGCGGCTGCGCCGGGGCATGCTGGGCGAACTCGGCTGCGCCTGA